One Actinomyces respiraculi DNA window includes the following coding sequences:
- a CDS encoding type II toxin-antitoxin system VapC family toxin, with amino-acid sequence MTWYLDTSAALKLLVEETESAVLAQRIDEENADLVSALLLETELRRAASRNRRLTQGAVTEFLDGVSLYDMPRSLYTEAGLVGGGSLRSLDALHLTAAIRCGATSLLTYDKRLIDSARDMGVHVLAPGAGPALDGG; translated from the coding sequence ATGACGTGGTACCTCGACACCTCAGCGGCTCTCAAGCTCCTGGTGGAGGAGACAGAGTCGGCGGTCCTCGCTCAGAGGATTGACGAGGAGAACGCTGATCTTGTCAGTGCCCTCCTGCTCGAGACCGAGCTGCGCAGGGCAGCCTCACGCAACCGCCGTCTCACTCAGGGGGCCGTCACGGAGTTCCTCGACGGGGTCTCGCTCTATGACATGCCGCGTTCCCTCTACACGGAGGCGGGTCTTGTCGGTGGAGGCAGTTTGCGCTCCTTGGACGCTCTCCATCTCACCGCGGCGATCCGGTGCGGGGCCACGTCCCTGCTCACTTACGACAAGCGTCTCATCGACTCGGCTCGCGACATGGGGGTTCACGTGCTGGCGCCGGGCGCGGGCCCTGCGCTGGACGGCGGTTGA
- the tyrS gene encoding tyrosine--tRNA ligase has product MTDVLDELQWRGLVAQHSDIDELRKALDDGPITFYTGFDPTAASLHHGHLVAVKVMRHLQMAGHHPLALVGGATGLIGDPRAKGERSLHTKDVVAGWAASLQAQLEHLLDFEGDNPARIVNNLDWTAEISAIDLLRDLGKHFRLGTMLSKDIVARRLASDEGISYTEFSYQVLQANDYLELYRRYGCTLELGGNDQWGNIVGGMDLIRKVEGVSVHVMTNPLITKADGTKFGKSEGGAIWLSPDMLSPYAFYQFWLQVDDVDVVRFLKVFTFLGREEIERLERTTAEVPKAREAQKVLARAVTAWVHGEKAVEAAEAATQALWGRGELAALDEATVLAATADLATAELRVGQSTIVDLLVATGLEKGRSAARKTVAGGGAYLNNVKVEDEDAPVRADQLLAGGVVLVRKGRRQLAAARVAG; this is encoded by the coding sequence GTGACCGACGTCCTCGACGAGCTGCAGTGGCGGGGCCTGGTCGCCCAGCACTCCGACATCGACGAGCTCCGCAAGGCTCTCGACGACGGGCCGATCACCTTCTACACCGGCTTCGACCCGACCGCCGCCTCCCTGCACCACGGCCACCTCGTGGCGGTCAAGGTCATGCGCCACCTGCAGATGGCTGGACACCACCCCCTCGCCCTCGTGGGCGGGGCCACGGGGCTCATCGGCGACCCCCGGGCCAAGGGCGAGCGCTCGCTCCACACCAAGGACGTCGTGGCCGGGTGGGCGGCGTCCCTGCAGGCCCAGCTCGAGCACCTGCTCGACTTCGAGGGCGACAACCCCGCACGCATCGTCAACAACCTCGACTGGACCGCCGAGATCAGCGCCATCGACCTGCTGCGCGACCTGGGCAAGCACTTCCGCCTGGGCACGATGCTCTCCAAGGACATCGTCGCGCGCCGCCTTGCCTCCGACGAGGGCATCTCCTACACCGAGTTCAGCTACCAGGTGCTCCAGGCCAACGACTACCTCGAGCTCTACCGCCGCTACGGCTGCACCCTGGAGCTGGGAGGCAATGACCAGTGGGGCAACATCGTCGGCGGCATGGACCTCATCCGCAAGGTCGAGGGCGTGTCCGTCCACGTCATGACGAACCCGCTCATCACCAAGGCCGACGGCACGAAGTTCGGCAAGTCCGAGGGCGGAGCCATCTGGCTGAGCCCGGACATGCTCTCCCCCTACGCCTTCTACCAGTTCTGGCTCCAGGTCGACGACGTGGACGTCGTGCGCTTCCTCAAGGTCTTCACCTTCCTGGGGCGCGAGGAGATCGAGCGCCTGGAGCGTACGACGGCGGAGGTCCCCAAGGCCCGTGAGGCGCAGAAGGTCCTGGCCCGCGCGGTCACGGCCTGGGTCCACGGGGAGAAGGCCGTCGAGGCCGCCGAGGCGGCGACGCAGGCGCTGTGGGGGCGCGGCGAGCTGGCCGCGCTGGACGAGGCAACCGTCCTGGCGGCCACCGCGGACCTGGCGACGGCGGAGCTGCGCGTGGGCCAGTCGACGATCGTCGACCTACTCGTGGCCACCGGCCTGGAGAAGGGCCGTAGTGCCGCCCGAAAAACCGTCGCCGGGGGAGGGGCCTACCTCAACAACGTCAAGGTAGAGGACGAGGACGCCCCGGTGCGCGCGGACCAGCTGCTGGCCGGGGGAGTGGTGCTCGTGCGCAAGGGACGCAGGCAGCTGGCCGCCGCCAGGGTGGCGGGCTGA